One part of the Xanthocytophaga agilis genome encodes these proteins:
- a CDS encoding DUF2141 domain-containing protein — protein MRKKIVFCMSVIGLIFVTFSFSLRAQNRQIKVSGIRSEKGKIIVSIFKNAESYESEKPFKRLVFDKKDLTNGSMIVSVPLESGVYGMAMVDDENNNGEIDKNFVGIPQEGFGFSNFFLTKMKKPAFDEFKVNLSSTNTGVEMKVKYL, from the coding sequence ATGAGAAAGAAAATTGTTTTTTGTATGTCAGTTATCGGACTGATTTTCGTGACATTCTCCTTTAGCTTGCGGGCGCAAAACAGACAAATCAAGGTATCAGGTATCCGCTCTGAGAAAGGGAAGATTATTGTAAGTATCTTTAAGAATGCAGAATCGTATGAATCAGAGAAACCATTTAAGCGCCTTGTATTTGATAAAAAAGACCTGACAAATGGATCGATGATAGTCTCTGTACCACTTGAATCTGGCGTTTATGGAATGGCGATGGTAGATGATGAAAACAATAATGGAGAGATAGATAAAAACTTTGTGGGAATACCTCAGGAAGGATTTGGCTTTTCGAACTTCTTTCTGACAAAAATGAAAAAGCCTGCTTTTGATGAATTCAAAGTAAACCTCTCTTCCACAAATACTGGAGTGGAAATGAAAGTCAAATATTTATAA
- the menD gene encoding 2-succinyl-5-enolpyruvyl-6-hydroxy-3-cyclohexene-1-carboxylic-acid synthase, whose product MPVLESITRLVQICARKAVTEFIISPGSRSAPLTISLARHPNMHTRVVPDERSAAFLALGMALKSRQTVGLVCTSGTAVLNYGPAIAEAYYQQVPLLILTADRPSEWLEQQDGQTLNQREVFGKHVKASYELPADFSHPDAIWFIERTVNEAINLSQSYPQGPVHINVPIREPFYPKADEQITFPEQVKIVRFWNTTQVLPPEQWVEIREIWEDSPRKLIVAGQSLYQPELIHVLKQIQQELQIPVVGDILSNLHEIPETIRLADAILMQKDEVLRKELAPDLLITFGNSVISKNLKLFLRQANPRIHWHIQPAGKVADPFQTLTDTIATQPIYFFRKLFEDIDYQSFLNEDEVENNDDYFQLWQQQEQQARLRLKNTFTDAPFSEFEAVYEIMSALPESGLLHVANSMPIRYANFVGINHWQSIEFFANRGTSGIDGCTGTALGSAWVTHQLVTLITGDMAFLYDRNSLWHNRIPPNLRIIVLNNHGGGIFRLIDGPSTQPELEDYFETHQHQTAENTAKDFGIPYFRCHTMDELKGITSDFFAMDGTAKLLEIETERKLNETVWKKFKKG is encoded by the coding sequence TTGCCTGTACTGGAGTCTATCACTCGTTTGGTTCAGATCTGCGCCCGGAAAGCAGTTACAGAATTTATTATTTCGCCTGGTTCCCGATCAGCTCCATTAACTATATCATTGGCCCGCCATCCGAATATGCATACACGTGTTGTTCCCGATGAACGGTCAGCCGCCTTTCTGGCACTTGGTATGGCCTTGAAAAGCCGCCAGACTGTAGGACTGGTATGCACTTCCGGAACAGCCGTACTAAACTATGGGCCTGCTATCGCAGAAGCCTATTACCAGCAGGTACCACTGCTCATACTTACAGCAGATCGTCCTTCGGAGTGGCTGGAGCAACAGGATGGACAAACGCTGAACCAGAGGGAAGTATTTGGCAAACATGTAAAAGCTAGTTACGAGCTTCCTGCGGACTTTTCGCATCCGGATGCTATATGGTTTATCGAACGTACTGTCAATGAAGCTATCAATCTAAGTCAATCGTATCCACAAGGACCTGTACATATCAATGTGCCTATTCGGGAGCCATTTTATCCAAAAGCGGATGAGCAGATTACCTTTCCGGAGCAGGTGAAGATAGTTCGATTCTGGAATACAACTCAAGTATTACCACCAGAACAATGGGTAGAAATACGAGAAATATGGGAAGATAGTCCACGTAAGCTAATAGTAGCAGGTCAATCTCTTTATCAACCTGAACTGATTCATGTATTAAAACAGATCCAGCAGGAGTTGCAAATACCTGTTGTAGGTGATATTCTATCTAATCTGCATGAAATCCCGGAAACCATTCGGCTGGCAGATGCTATCCTGATGCAAAAAGATGAAGTATTGCGTAAGGAATTAGCCCCAGACCTGTTAATCACTTTTGGCAATTCTGTTATTTCCAAGAACCTGAAATTATTTCTGCGCCAAGCCAATCCTCGGATACACTGGCATATCCAGCCTGCAGGAAAAGTAGCAGATCCGTTTCAAACACTTACAGATACTATCGCTACACAGCCAATTTACTTCTTCAGGAAGTTATTTGAAGATATTGATTATCAATCTTTCCTCAATGAAGATGAGGTAGAGAACAATGATGACTACTTTCAGTTATGGCAGCAACAGGAACAACAAGCCAGACTACGCCTGAAAAATACCTTTACAGATGCTCCATTCTCAGAGTTTGAAGCTGTATATGAGATCATGAGTGCATTGCCGGAAAGTGGTCTGCTGCATGTAGCTAACAGTATGCCCATCCGATATGCAAACTTTGTCGGAATTAATCACTGGCAGTCGATAGAGTTCTTTGCAAACAGAGGTACCAGTGGTATTGATGGTTGTACAGGAACGGCTCTTGGCTCTGCCTGGGTCACTCATCAGCTTGTTACTCTCATTACAGGTGACATGGCATTTTTGTATGATCGTAATAGTTTGTGGCACAATCGTATTCCACCTAATCTGCGCATTATCGTATTGAACAATCACGGTGGAGGTATTTTCCGCCTCATTGATGGTCCATCTACACAACCCGAACTCGAAGATTACTTTGAAACCCATCAGCATCAGACTGCTGAAAATACAGCCAAAGACTTTGGTATTCCTTATTTCCGTTGTCATACGATGGACGAATTAAAAGGGATAACATCAGATTTCTTTGCAATGGATGGAACAGCCAAGCTACTAGAGATTGAAACTGAGAGGAAACTAAATGAGACAGTCTGGAAAAAATTTAAAAAGGGATAA